The following is a genomic window from Phyllobacterium zundukense.
TATCACTCAAGGGGCATTCCGATTTCGCTGATGTCTTCGATAGGAACGATAGAAGGCGGGGATATATCCATCACCAAACCTGGCCTTGTTATCGTCGGATACAGCGGCGAACGGACAACGCGGGAGGGTGCCGAGGAGTTCACGGCGCTCTTCAAAGAAGAGGGCTGGAGGGTTCATCTCCAGCCTTTCCCCGAGCATTTCTTGCACCTCGACGTTATCTTCAGCATGGCGGCGGAAAACCTCGCTCTTGTATGCACCGATGTGGTGCCAGATGCATTTCTCGACTTCCTTGCCCAGGAAAAAATTCGCGTGATACCGGTGACGTACAAAGAGGCGATGGAACTGGGCTGCAACGTCGTGTCGCTGGGCGATGACAGGGTGATGACATCCAAGCACAATCGGTCCGTCATCGAAAAGCTACGGGCTGAGGGCCTTAAGGTCGTCGATCCGTACTTTCCGGAGTTTGCAAAGGGTGGCAGCGGTATTCATTGCCTGACGATGCCACTTAGGCGGGAGACAGTTGCAGCATGAGCTTTCTGGGAGGATATGGGCACCTGATATTGGAGGGACTGGTGCTGACTGCCACCCTCTCCGTAGTCAGCGCCTTACTCGCCGGCGCGATCGGGTTGCTCTACGCGATGCTGACGTATGAAGATGGTACTATCGCATACGCATTGCGAGGCGTTTTCTTGATCGTTATGGCTGTACCTGAGTTTATAACGCTTTTGGTGCTCTATTTCGCCGGTACATTGTTGCTGCAGAAGGTATTCGGCCGTGACTTTGAATTGTCGCCCTTCTGGGGCGGCAGTTTCGCGCTCGGAATAGCTTATGCAACCTATTTCGGAGAGTTGATGCGCGGCGCGCTGAAGAGCATAGACAGGGGGTTGCTCGAAGCCGCCGCCGCGTTGGGTCTTCAAAAACGGCAATCTCTTGCTTTGATCAGAGCGCCATTGGCCATCAGGATCGCCGCGCCGGGCGCCCTAAACCTGTGGGTATCGCTCATCAAGGATACATCCATCGTTTCGTTGATTGGCTTTGCGGAGCTCATGCGGAACACGACCGTCGCAGCACGCGTGACCGGCGCAGCATTCGAATTCTATGCGCTGGCAGGTTTAATCTACC
Proteins encoded in this region:
- a CDS encoding ABC transporter permease subunit; the encoded protein is MEGLVLTATLSVVSALLAGAIGLLYAMLTYEDGTIAYALRGVFLIVMAVPEFITLLVLYFAGTLLLQKVFGRDFELSPFWGGSFALGIAYATYFGELMRGALKSIDRGLLEAAAALGLQKRQSLALIRAPLAIRIAAPGALNLWVSLIKDTSIVSLIGFAELMRNTTVAARVTGAAFEFYALAGLIYLVMTYSSNWFLGRRLSSPGLKEPHTWMSI
- a CDS encoding dimethylarginine dimethylaminohydrolase family protein, which gives rise to MVRDQICTDGAADCSQEIVKWGVDSEYGVLKDVLLCSPEHYGWVPINSVVKEKMTETIPNVLAAEEQHEEIVAAFKENGVDVHFLQPKPHLIFQSDTRDSSQMTPWGAAILQLRHIERRGEYAPVIEFYHSRGIPISLMSSIGTIEGGDISITKPGLVIVGYSGERTTREGAEEFTALFKEEGWRVHLQPFPEHFLHLDVIFSMAAENLALVCTDVVPDAFLDFLAQEKIRVIPVTYKEAMELGCNVVSLGDDRVMTSKHNRSVIEKLRAEGLKVVDPYFPEFAKGGSGIHCLTMPLRRETVAA